A window from Argopecten irradians isolate NY chromosome 3, Ai_NY, whole genome shotgun sequence encodes these proteins:
- the LOC138318248 gene encoding ATP-binding cassette sub-family C member 10-like has product MTKAAKMECQTDQNIDMDLTNSTFKNNPRNVSHLVNFSIFHYFCTERKLEVLKYAIAYALIAIISIYLRHFVKRRYLTHGKSQTISSGSNDKKRPCPVTESHLNEDGESFFSIVTSSWVRPLMEKARSKSSLSSEDICTLPKSLNVDKIHTQFSKILKENATCSKRKGSLLSNSLHQAYGKDFYFRCGLLQLMAKLTSYALPLSLGMLITFFETNKGPAYHGYRYVCAIFMAVLGVGIFSIIYEYYSMHVYFKVRISIMTTIYEKILRLDTVSLSMFSTGQIVNFLGTDTDRIVNLMERFHRVWIAPIEIVVCMLILYQLVGIAFLGGLFVTLLVIPINKIVTTKRSELDNKLMQQKDRRMKLMNEVFGGIKIIKLYTWEDHFRSVIDKLREAELQTIRQENRLGAVMESVWVTTPVLITLTTFSLYSMLGHTLTASKMCTCVSLLLKLIRSVDQLPMIISRIIEAVTSLDRIEKFVVCQELDLDKYYTPMKDSKPLRSVISVDAGEFTWKRHQTDKSSNDCEIEKENSKENISSTRTLSLQKISIDIRKGQFIGVVGKVGAGKSSLLHAVMAEMTREKGNISVSNLEQGFALACQEPWVQQATIRDNVLFGSPFNSNKYTQVLNAVSLHTDLHVLPDGDKTGVGENGVTLSGGQKSRLALARAIYQDKDVYLLDDPLAAVDSHVAQHIYDECIMGLLQNKTRILCTHHVKFLGNADLIVVMDGGSISRIGTPSEILEDVAFAEHDTSSNKPESEDDDDDDDDDVNDEDDDDDDDDDVYDYNLGEEEKATGEINSRVYKAFLSSLGKWLPIAILLSVVGVEALEKLKEWWLTHWISTVTNANISTSGFICFHDNTTSPNSLYQVYDRSEIDQSVTASPSSAVYYLSVYGCFAVLFSLTSVGKEMLFSYGGIRLARSMHNQLLSTMFKAPMTFFDTTPIGRILNVFSSDMATIDDISDSINCLTYMLCANIGTIWIVCYGMPSSLILLIPMAVYYYRIQKIFRHTFRESIRIESLKRSPVFSHFSETLSGVVTVRAFRGCKRFKDNHFRCMEEWLAAWYTSHNVWNWLFVHTKKVVNGLVVGLAGLAVVEHSIYGVNPGVVGILISYILYLDDIFEGTVTCVSDTEKDMVSVERVQKYVEDTPSERWEGIMTPQPWPTSGVIRYRDVLMKYRDDLPNVLKNLSFCTRPAEKVGIVGRTGSGKSSLFQTLFRTVEISSGDITVDGVYIQHMDLKDVRRHLTMIPQDPVLFNGSVRENLDPASSYSDQELWGVLEKCHLHDTVVRLGGLEGGVSEKGRHFSLGQRQLICLARAVLTKAKVLCIDEATASVDLETDMLIQATIRQEFNDSTVLTVAHRINTIMNSDRVLVMDQGRVVELDSPENLLKNSQSAFYKLVHGEQ; this is encoded by the exons ATGACCAAAGCTGCAAAGATGGAATGTCAAACAGATCAAAATATTGACATGGATTTAACCAattcaacatttaaaaacaaCCCACGAAACGTGTCACATTTAGttaatttttccatttttcattACTTTTGTACGGAACGAAAACTTGAAGTTCTCAAATATGCCATCGCTTACGCACTTATTGCCATCATAAGTATCTACTTGAGACATTTTGTAAAACGGAGATATTTAACGCACGGGAAAAGCCAAACTATTTCAAGTGGAAGCAATGACAAAAAGCGTCCATGCCCAGTAACGGAATCTCATCTAAATGAAGATGGAGAATCTTTTTTCTCGATTGTAACATCTAGTTGGGTGCGGCCATTGATGGAGAAAGCACGTAGCAAGTCCAGTCTGTCATCCGAAGATATCTGCACCTTACCGAAAAGTTTAAACGTTGACAAAATACATACGCAATTCTCGAAGATTTTGAAGGAAAATGCGACATGTTCAAAACGCAAGGGCAGCCTATTATCTAACTCTCTTCATCAAGCGTATGGTAAAGATTTCTACTTCCGGTGTGGTCTTCTACAATTAATGGCAAAACTGACGTCATACGCCTTACCGCTCTCTTTAGGGATGCTGATAACATTTTTTGAAACTAATAAAGGACCAGCATATCATGGGTACCGATATGTTTGCGCAATATTTATGGCAGTTTTAGGAGTAGGTATCTTCAGTatcatttatgaatattataGCATGCATGTCTATTTTAAAGTCAGAATCTCGATCATGACAACTATATATGAGAAGATTTTGAGATTGGACACTGTGTCTTTATCAATGTTTAGCACTGGGCAAATTGTTAATTTTCTTGGCACGGATACTGATCGAATAGTGAACTTGATGGAGAGATTCCATCGAGTATGGATTGCTCCAATTGAAATTGTGGTATGCATGTTAATTCTATATCAGCTTGTCGGTATTGCTTTCCTCGGGGGGTTATTTGTCACTTTGTTAGTCATTCCAATAAACAAAATAGTCACAACAAAACGATCGGAACTAGACAACAAACTGATGCAACAAAAGGACCGAAGAATGAAG TTAATGAACGAGGTATTTGGAGGAATAAAGAtaataaagttatatacatgGGAAGATCATTTTCGATCTGTGATTGATAAGCTCCGAGAGGCTGAGCTACAAACCATCAGACAGGAGAACAGGCTCGGTGCTGTAATGGAAAGCGTGTGGGTGACAACACCTGTCTTAATCACCCTGACCACCTTCAGCCTGTACTCCATGCTGGGCCACACACTTACAGCATCTAAG ATGTGTACGTGTGTATCTTTGCTCCTAAAACTCATCAGATCGGTCGACCAACTGCCCATGATAATCAGCCGTATTATAGAAGCTGTCACCTCTCTCGACAGGATAGAGAAATTTGTTGTATGTCAGGAACTTGATCTCGACAAGTATTACACGCCAATGAAAG ACTCCAAACCGTTGCGAAGCGTAATATCAGTGGATGCAGGAGAATTCACATGGAAAAGGCACCAAACTGATAAGTCGTCAAACGATTGTGAGATTGAAAAAGAGAATTCCAAGGAGAATATCAGCTCGACAAGGACACTTAGTCTGCAAAAAATTTCTATCGATATCAGAaaa GGTCAATTCATTGGAGTGGTCGGTAAAGTTGGTGCCGGTAAAAGTTCTCTGTTACACGCTGTGATGGCCGAGATGACACGTGAGAAAGGAAATATATCTGTGTCAAACCTCGAGCAGGGATTCGCCCTGGCGTGTCAGGAGCCATGGGTACAGCAGGCGACTATACGGGACAACGTCTTGTTTGGCAGTCCTTTTAACTCAAACAAATATACCCAAGTTCTAAATGCAGTTTCCCTACACACagacttacat GTGTTACCAGATGGAGACAAGACGGGGGTTGGTGAGAATGGGGTAACACTCAGTGGAGGTCAAAAATCTAGACTAGCCCTTGCTAGAGCAATTTATCAG GATAAGGATGTTTATTTACTCGACGACCCTCTAGCTGCCGTGGATAGTCACGTGGCACAGCATATATATGATGAATGCATTATGGGATTGCTTCAGAACAAGACTAGAATTCTCTGTACACACCATGTAAAATTTCTTGGAAATGCAGATCTAATTGTTGTCATGGATGGTGGAAGCATTTCCAGAATAG GAACTCCATCAGAAATTCTTGAAGATGTTGCATTTGCTGAGCATGATACATCTTCAAACAAACCTGAATCTGAagacgacgacgacgatgatgatgatgatgttaatgatgaagatgatgatgatgacgacgacgacgacgtcTATGATTATAATCTAGGAGAAGAAGAGAAGGCTACAGGGGAGATTAATTCACGTGTGTACAAGGCTTTCTTATCGTCACTTGGGAAATGGCTACCTATAGCCATTCTGCTATCCGTCGTAGGTGTGGAAG CGTTAGAGAAGTTGAAAGAATGGTGGCTTACTCATTGGATATCAACTGTGACAAACGCTAACATATCTACTTCCGGCTTTATCTGTTTCCATGACAACACAACTTCACCAAACAG TTTATACCAGGTATATGACCGAAGTGAAATTGACCAGAGCGTGACTGCTAGTCCTTCCAGTGCCGTATACTATTTGTCTGTGTATGGGTGTTTTGCTGTTCTTTTCTCCCTAACATCAGTTGGAAAGGAAATGCTGTTCTCGTACGGCGGGATACGCTTGGCTAGGTCCATGCACAACCAATTGCTAAGTACCATGTTTAAG GCACCGATGACCTTTTTCGATACGACTCCTATTGGCAGAATTTTGAACGTTTTTTCATCCGACATGGCTACTATTGACGATATCAGTGACTCGATTAACTGTTTGACATATATGTTATGTGCAAATATTGGAACTATTTGGATCGTCTGTTACGGGATGCCTTCGTCTTTAATCCTTTTGATTCCTATGGCTGTATATTACTATAGAATACAG aaaattttCCGCCATACGTTTAGAGAATCTATCAGAATTGAAAGCCTTAAGCGTTCACCAGTGTTCTCTCATTTCTCAGAGACTTTGTCCGGAGTGGTAACAGTCAGAGCCTTCCGTGGTTGTAAAAG ATTTAAAGACAATCACTTCCGGTGTATGGAAGAATGGCTAGCAGCTTGGTATACAAGTCATAATGTTTGGAATTGGTTGTTTGTTCATACCAAAAAGGTAGTGAACGGCCTAGTTGTAGGTTTAGCTGGTTTGGCAGTAGTAGAACACAGCATCTATGGTGTTAACCCAG GTGTGGTCGGCATACTTATTTCCTATATTCTTTATCTGGACGATATATTCGAGGGAACTGTTACATGTGTGTCGGATACGGAGAAGGATATGGTTAGCGTAGAGAGAGTACAAAAATATGTGGAAGACACTCCAAGTGAAAGATGGGAAGGAATAATG ACTCCCCAGCCATGGCCTACATCCGGTGTCATTAGATACAGAGACGTACTTATGAAATACAGAGATGATTTACCAAACGTCCTCAAGAACCTTTCATTTTGTACACGGCCTGCAGAAAAGGTGGGAATCGTTGGACGAACTGGTTCCGGGAAGTCCAGTCTCTTCCAGACGTTGTTCCGTACTGTAGAGATAAGTTCTGGTGATATTACCGTTGACGGAGTGTACATACAACATATGGATCTAAAGGATGTCAG GCGACATCTTACGATGATTCCTCAAGACCCTGTCCTCTTTAATGGTAGCGTCAGGGAAAATCTGGATCCAGCCTCCTCCTACAGTGACCAGGAACTTTGGGGAGTCCTTGAAAAATGTCACCTTCATGATACCGTAGTAAGACTTGGAGGGCTGGAAGGAGGCGTGTCCGAGAAAGGAcgacatttttctctcggacAAAGACAGCTGATATGTCTGGCAAGAGCAGTTCTTACTAAAGCCAAG GTGTTGTGTATTGATGAGGCCACGGCCAGTGTGGATCTAGAGACAGACATGTTGATACAGGCGACAATTCGACAGGAATTTAACGACAGTACAGTCCTGACCGTTGCTCACCGCATTAACACTATAATGAACAGTGATCGAGTGTTAGTGATGGACCAGGGTAGAGTGGTGGAATTGGACTCTCCGGAAAATCTGCTGAAAAACTCCCAATCGGCTTTCTATAAACTTGTACATGGAGAACAATAA